A window of the Streptomyces sp. NBC_00250 genome harbors these coding sequences:
- a CDS encoding peptide ABC transporter substrate-binding protein, which yields MRGAKSAKWVTGAIIVALAATACGGGKSGDSGDAKGAVDPNGIFSVELGEPEKPLLTGDTMESNGSAVMAGLFSTLVDYKADGSLEMINAESVTTTDSKTWTVKLKPGWTFHDGTPVTSKSYVDAWNWNANVKNAQGLSSWFADIKGFDKVHPEAEGAKPTSDKLEGLKVVDETTFKIELTKAVPYFGHKLAYIVFAPMAESFYKDPEAGGQKPVGNGPYKFKSWDHKKKIEITRYDDYKGPNKAKNGGVVFKNYTTLEAAYEDLKSGNVDVLRQIAPKDLPVYRQDLGDRAVDQPYSAIQTIAIAFYADQWKKPKQIDPRVVQGLSMAIDRATITKTVLQGTREPATGWVAKGVLGFQEDGGAGVTKFDPAKAKELIKAGGGVPGNKISIQFNADGGHKEWVDAVCNSITQATTVQCVGDGKPDFQADLQARKGKQVKSLYRSGWVLDYPVNANFISDLFRTGAAGNQGDFSNKALDAKIAKADSAATLDDSVKQFQAIEKDLVNYMPSIPLWYYKVNAGYSEKVSGVAYGQDGDPILTGVEVKK from the coding sequence ATGCGCGGTGCCAAGAGCGCCAAGTGGGTAACGGGCGCGATCATCGTTGCCCTTGCTGCGACCGCCTGTGGCGGGGGTAAGAGCGGCGACAGCGGCGACGCCAAGGGCGCTGTTGACCCGAACGGAATCTTCTCCGTGGAGCTGGGCGAGCCTGAGAAGCCCCTGCTCACCGGTGACACGATGGAGTCCAACGGCTCCGCCGTGATGGCCGGCCTGTTCTCGACCCTGGTCGACTACAAGGCTGACGGCTCCCTGGAGATGATCAACGCCGAATCGGTCACCACGACCGACTCGAAGACGTGGACCGTCAAGCTCAAGCCGGGCTGGACCTTCCACGACGGCACCCCGGTGACCTCCAAGTCCTACGTGGACGCGTGGAACTGGAACGCCAACGTCAAGAACGCCCAGGGTCTGTCCTCGTGGTTCGCGGACATCAAGGGCTTCGACAAGGTGCACCCCGAGGCCGAGGGCGCCAAGCCCACCTCGGACAAGCTGGAAGGTCTGAAGGTCGTCGACGAGACCACCTTCAAGATCGAGCTCACCAAGGCCGTTCCGTACTTCGGTCACAAGCTCGCCTACATCGTCTTCGCGCCGATGGCGGAGTCCTTCTACAAGGACCCCGAGGCCGGCGGCCAGAAGCCGGTCGGCAACGGTCCCTACAAGTTCAAGAGCTGGGACCACAAGAAGAAGATCGAGATCACTCGATACGACGACTACAAGGGCCCGAACAAGGCGAAGAACGGCGGTGTGGTCTTCAAGAACTACACCACCCTCGAGGCCGCGTACGAGGACCTGAAGTCCGGCAACGTCGACGTCCTGCGTCAGATCGCGCCGAAGGACCTCCCGGTCTACCGCCAGGACCTCGGCGACCGCGCCGTGGACCAGCCGTACTCCGCGATCCAGACCATCGCCATCGCCTTCTACGCCGACCAGTGGAAGAAGCCGAAGCAGATCGACCCGCGCGTCGTCCAGGGTCTGTCCATGGCGATCGACCGTGCCACCATCACCAAGACGGTGCTGCAGGGTACGCGTGAGCCCGCGACCGGCTGGGTCGCCAAGGGTGTCCTGGGCTTCCAGGAGGACGGTGGCGCCGGCGTCACCAAGTTCGACCCCGCCAAGGCCAAGGAGCTCATCAAGGCCGGCGGCGGCGTCCCGGGCAACAAGATCTCGATCCAGTTCAACGCCGACGGTGGCCACAAGGAGTGGGTGGACGCTGTCTGCAACTCCATCACCCAGGCCACGACCGTCCAGTGTGTCGGCGACGGCAAGCCGGACTTCCAGGCCGACCTCCAGGCCCGTAAGGGCAAGCAGGTCAAGTCGCTGTACCGCTCCGGCTGGGTGCTCGACTACCCGGTGAACGCCAACTTCATCTCGGACCTGTTCCGTACGGGTGCGGCGGGCAACCAGGGTGACTTCTCCAACAAGGCGCTGGACGCCAAGATCGCCAAGGCTGACTCCGCGGCGACGCTGGACGACTCGGTGAAGCAGTTCCAGGCCATCGAGAAGGACCTGGTCAACTACATGCCGTCCATCCCGCTCTGGTACTACAAGGTCAACGCGGGCTACTCCGAGAAGGTTTCGGGCGTGGCTTACGGTCAGGACGGCGACCCGATCCTGACCGGCGTCGAGGTCAAGAAGTAA
- the typA gene encoding translational GTPase TypA has protein sequence MPTRHDIRNVAIVAHVDHGKTTIVDAMLKQAGAFAAHQQLDDRMMDSNDLEREKGITILAKNTAVKYHPKDGGAPITINIIDTPGHADFGGEVERGLSMVDAVVLLVDASEGPLPQTRFVLRKALQQRKPVILCINKTDRPDSRIDEVVNETYDLFLDLDADEDQIEFPIVYACGRDGIASLTKPENGTVPADSDSLEPFFSAILEHVPAPVYDEEAPLQAHVTNLDADNFLGRIALLRVEQGELRKGQTVAWIKRDGTISNVRITELMMTEALTRKPAEVAGPGDICAVAGIPDIMIGETLADPENPIALPLITVDQPAISMTIGTNTSPLVGRGGTGKGADAKSAVKQRKVTARQVKDRLDRELIGNVSLRVLDTERPDAWEVQGRGELALAILVEQMRREGFELTIGKPQVVTKEVDGKTHEPVERLTVDVPEEHMGAVTQLMGVRKGRMDNMSNHGSGWVRMEFVVPSRGLIGFRTEFLTNTRGTGIAHSIHEGHEPWFGTLTTRNNGSLVADRAGAVTAFAMTNLQERGVLFTDPGTEVYEGMIVGENSRSDDMDVNITKEKKLTNMRSASADSFEAIVPPRKLSLEQSLEFCRDDECVEVTPEAVRIRKVILDQNARGRASSRAKNS, from the coding sequence ATGCCCACGCGCCACGACATCCGTAACGTCGCCATCGTCGCCCACGTCGACCATGGCAAGACGACCATCGTCGACGCCATGCTCAAGCAGGCCGGTGCCTTCGCCGCCCACCAGCAGCTCGACGACCGAATGATGGACTCGAACGACCTGGAGCGTGAGAAGGGCATCACGATCCTCGCCAAGAACACGGCGGTGAAGTATCACCCCAAGGACGGCGGGGCCCCGATCACGATCAACATCATCGACACCCCCGGTCACGCCGACTTCGGTGGCGAGGTCGAGCGCGGTCTGTCGATGGTGGACGCGGTCGTCCTCCTCGTGGACGCCTCCGAGGGTCCGCTCCCGCAGACCCGCTTCGTGCTGCGCAAGGCCCTCCAGCAGCGCAAGCCCGTCATCCTCTGCATCAACAAGACGGACCGCCCGGACTCCCGGATCGACGAGGTCGTCAACGAGACCTACGACCTCTTCCTCGACCTGGACGCCGACGAGGACCAGATCGAGTTCCCGATCGTCTACGCCTGCGGCCGTGACGGCATCGCCTCGCTGACCAAGCCGGAGAACGGCACCGTTCCCGCGGACAGCGACAGCCTGGAGCCGTTCTTCTCGGCCATCCTCGAGCACGTTCCGGCCCCGGTGTACGACGAGGAGGCCCCGCTCCAGGCCCACGTCACCAACCTGGACGCCGACAACTTCCTCGGCCGCATCGCGCTGCTCCGCGTCGAGCAGGGCGAGCTGCGCAAGGGCCAGACGGTCGCGTGGATCAAGCGGGACGGCACGATCTCCAACGTCCGCATCACCGAGCTGATGATGACCGAGGCGCTCACCCGCAAGCCCGCCGAGGTCGCCGGCCCCGGTGACATCTGCGCCGTCGCCGGTATCCCGGACATCATGATCGGCGAGACCCTGGCCGACCCGGAGAACCCGATCGCGCTTCCGCTGATCACGGTCGACCAGCCGGCCATCTCCATGACCATCGGCACCAACACCTCGCCGCTCGTCGGCCGCGGCGGCACGGGCAAGGGCGCGGACGCCAAGTCCGCGGTCAAGCAGCGCAAGGTCACCGCCCGCCAGGTCAAGGACCGTCTGGACCGCGAGCTGATCGGTAACGTCTCGCTCCGCGTCCTCGACACCGAGCGTCCCGACGCCTGGGAGGTCCAGGGCCGTGGTGAGCTCGCGCTCGCCATCCTGGTCGAGCAGATGCGCCGCGAGGGCTTCGAGCTCACCATCGGCAAGCCGCAGGTCGTCACCAAGGAGGTCGACGGCAAGACGCACGAGCCCGTCGAGCGCCTCACGGTCGACGTCCCCGAGGAGCACATGGGCGCGGTCACGCAGCTCATGGGTGTCCGCAAGGGCCGCATGGACAACATGTCGAACCACGGCTCCGGCTGGGTCCGCATGGAGTTCGTCGTTCCGTCCCGTGGCCTCATCGGCTTCCGTACGGAGTTCCTCACCAACACCCGCGGTACGGGCATCGCCCACTCGATCCACGAGGGCCACGAGCCGTGGTTCGGCACGCTGACGACCCGTAACAACGGTTCGCTGGTCGCCGACCGCGCCGGCGCCGTCACCGCCTTCGCGATGACGAACCTCCAGGAGCGCGGTGTCCTGTTCACCGACCCCGGCACCGAGGTGTACGAGGGCATGATCGTCGGCGAGAACTCGCGCTCCGACGACATGGACGTGAACATCACCAAGGAGAAGAAGCTCACCAACATGCGCTCCGCCTCCGCCGACTCCTTCGAGGCGATCGTCCCGCCGCGCAAGCTGTCGCTGGAGCAGTCGCTGGAGTTCTGCCGCGACGACGAGTGCGTCGAGGTCACCCCGGAGGCCGTGCGTATCCGCAAGGTCATCCTGGACCAGAACGCGCGTGGCCGGGCGTCCTCCCGCGCCAAGAACAGCTGA
- a CDS encoding ABC transporter family substrate-binding protein, with the protein MSQIGAPRGRTCSRSPRSRTLRSVATLTSAVLAVAVLAGCSSSDEADEARAAAQDNAPAARDKVADGGTLRWAVDALPTTLNTFQADADGTTSRIAGAVLPSLYTLDGRGRPQRNADYLESAQVVETEPKQVVLYKLNQQAVWSDGREIGAPDFVAQWRALSGRDTAYWTARNSGYERIEKIERGKNDLEVRVTFSKPYADWQSLFTPLYPKQVMGSPNSFNDGARTSLKATAGPFLLKAIDRKKGDVTLARNPRWWGQPAKLDSVVLKAVPRADRADALAAGTLDLAEIDRSTAERIALALRDARAGRNGAQAALAHGPGSSVTPSKALKSWALAHGTDDAKAAEVQAARAKNQQAIAAYANAQDTLAKYVVRKSLEPAYTQLSLNGESGPLADERVRRAVARAINRRELAESVLKPLGLPADPPGSHLALAGQAAYADSSDALGSQDTAEARALLADAGWVPGGAARKPADAGTKAGSEAEKKAAEKKTGDKADEKEGATKEAAKAGASTDAKKQAADTASDEGLYIVGDDKPGERRAAPVISADGPENGTGILAPAPAAARQSAALLAKAEALDTGTGSGARAALPASGTDKGVAGAYAPRGTAAPVTAPEATNGLGKDGKALSLRFVLPSGPGSEALRAVGDRIVRMLDAVGIRTEVTKVSDDSFFKDHVASGDYDLALYSWPASAFPATDARPIFAKPEPASDGSLLVEQNYSRVGTDRIDQLFDQAAGTLDEEEARELVRQADARIWAAAGSIPLYQRPQLVAAKADLVNAGAWGLAGPRYQDIGFKKPETSKGAERITP; encoded by the coding sequence ATGTCCCAGATCGGCGCCCCTCGCGGGAGGACATGCTCCAGGAGCCCCCGCTCCCGCACGCTCCGCTCCGTCGCCACCCTGACCAGCGCCGTCCTCGCCGTCGCCGTCCTCGCCGGCTGCAGCTCCTCCGACGAGGCCGACGAGGCCCGGGCCGCGGCCCAGGACAACGCGCCCGCCGCCCGCGACAAGGTCGCCGACGGAGGCACCCTGCGCTGGGCGGTCGACGCGCTCCCCACCACTCTCAACACCTTCCAGGCCGACGCCGACGGCACCACCTCCCGGATCGCCGGGGCCGTGCTCCCCTCCCTCTACACGCTCGACGGGCGGGGCCGACCGCAGCGGAACGCCGACTACCTGGAGTCCGCGCAGGTCGTCGAGACGGAGCCCAAGCAGGTCGTCCTCTACAAGCTCAACCAGCAGGCGGTGTGGAGCGACGGACGCGAGATCGGGGCGCCGGACTTCGTGGCCCAGTGGCGGGCGCTGAGCGGCCGCGACACCGCGTACTGGACCGCCCGCAACTCCGGCTACGAGCGGATCGAGAAGATCGAGCGGGGCAAGAACGACCTGGAGGTACGGGTCACCTTCTCCAAGCCCTACGCCGACTGGCAGTCCCTCTTCACCCCGCTCTACCCCAAGCAGGTGATGGGCTCCCCGAACTCCTTCAACGACGGCGCCCGCACCAGCCTCAAGGCCACCGCAGGACCGTTCCTGCTGAAGGCGATCGACCGCAAGAAGGGCGATGTCACCCTCGCCCGCAACCCCCGCTGGTGGGGACAGCCCGCCAAGCTCGACAGCGTCGTCCTCAAGGCCGTCCCCCGCGCCGACCGGGCGGACGCCCTCGCCGCCGGCACCCTCGACCTGGCCGAGATCGATCGGTCCACCGCCGAACGCATCGCCCTCGCGCTCCGGGACGCCCGCGCCGGACGCAACGGCGCCCAGGCCGCCCTCGCCCACGGCCCCGGCTCCTCGGTCACCCCCTCCAAGGCCCTGAAATCCTGGGCGCTCGCCCACGGCACCGACGACGCGAAGGCGGCGGAGGTCCAGGCCGCCCGCGCGAAGAACCAGCAGGCCATCGCCGCGTACGCGAACGCCCAGGACACCCTCGCCAAGTACGTCGTCCGCAAGTCCCTGGAGCCCGCCTACACCCAGCTCTCGCTGAACGGCGAGTCCGGGCCGCTCGCCGACGAGCGGGTACGGCGCGCGGTGGCCCGTGCCATCAACCGCCGGGAACTGGCCGAATCCGTACTCAAGCCGCTCGGCCTCCCGGCGGATCCCCCCGGCAGCCATCTGGCCCTCGCCGGCCAGGCCGCGTACGCGGACAGCAGCGACGCGCTCGGCAGCCAGGACACCGCCGAGGCGCGGGCACTCCTCGCCGACGCCGGCTGGGTTCCGGGCGGCGCCGCCCGGAAGCCCGCGGACGCGGGAACGAAGGCGGGCAGCGAGGCCGAGAAGAAGGCCGCCGAGAAGAAGACCGGAGACAAGGCCGACGAGAAGGAAGGCGCCACGAAGGAGGCCGCCAAGGCCGGCGCCTCCACCGATGCCAAGAAGCAGGCCGCCGACACCGCCTCCGACGAGGGCCTCTACATCGTCGGCGACGACAAGCCCGGCGAGCGCCGCGCCGCCCCCGTCATCAGCGCCGACGGCCCCGAGAACGGCACCGGCATCCTCGCTCCGGCCCCCGCCGCCGCCCGCCAGAGCGCCGCGCTCCTCGCCAAGGCCGAGGCACTCGACACCGGTACGGGCTCCGGCGCCCGCGCCGCCCTGCCGGCCTCCGGGACGGACAAGGGCGTCGCAGGCGCCTACGCCCCGCGCGGCACCGCCGCCCCCGTGACCGCGCCCGAGGCCACCAATGGCCTCGGCAAGGACGGCAAGGCGCTCAGCCTCCGCTTCGTCCTGCCCTCCGGTCCCGGCTCCGAGGCGCTGCGGGCGGTCGGCGACCGGATCGTCCGGATGCTCGACGCGGTCGGCATCCGCACCGAGGTCACCAAGGTCTCCGACGACAGCTTCTTCAAGGACCACGTGGCCTCGGGCGACTACGACCTGGCCCTCTACTCCTGGCCCGCGTCCGCCTTCCCGGCGACCGACGCCCGGCCGATCTTCGCCAAGCCCGAGCCCGCCTCGGACGGCTCACTCCTGGTCGAGCAGAACTACTCGCGGGTCGGGACCGACCGCATCGACCAGCTCTTCGACCAGGCGGCGGGGACCCTCGACGAGGAGGAGGCCCGTGAGCTGGTGCGCCAGGCCGACGCCCGGATCTGGGCCGCGGCCGGCTCCATTCCCCTCTATCAGCGCCCCCAGCTCGTCGCCGCCAAGGCCGATCTGGTGAACGCCGGCGCCTGGGGTCTCGCCGGACCGCGTTACCAGGACATCGGCTTCAAGAAGCCCGAAACCTCCAAGGGCGCCGAGCGAATCACCCCCTGA
- a CDS encoding fumarate reductase/succinate dehydrogenase flavoprotein subunit, with translation MTHVEREQWDVVVVGAGGAGLRAAIEARRAGARTAVICKSLFGKAHTVMAEGGIAASMANVHPQDDWKTHFRDTMRGGKFLNQWRMAELHAQEAPERVWELETWGALFDRTPDGRISQRNFGGHEYPRLAHVGDRTGLELLRTLQQKSVGLQQEDHRETGDHEGRLKVFQEFTVTRILKDGDGRVSGVFCYERESGRFLVLEAPAVVLATGGIGKSFKVTSNSWEYTGDGQALALLAGAPLVNMEFVQFHPTGMVWPPSVKGILVTESVRGDGGVLRNSEGRRFMFDYVPDVFKEKYAETEEEGDRWYEDPDHNRRPPELLPRDEVARAINSEVKEGRGSPHGGVFLDVSTRMPAETIKRRLPSMYHQFKELADVDITAEAMEVGPTCHYVMGGVAVDSETAATVGVPGLFAAGEVAGGMHGSNRLGGNSLSDLLVFGRRAGLYAAQYALSGVGGGIVPADVEAAAAEALAPFGSPDGHAPENPYTLHQELQQTMNDLVGIIRREGEMAEALERIAALRERARHVSVEGHRQFNPGWHLALDLRNMLLVGECVALAALERTESRGGHTREDYPVMDRAWRPVNLLCHLDGDGISLERTRTEPIRPDLLALFEQEELAKYLAEGELEGGLGA, from the coding sequence ATGACGCACGTCGAGCGAGAGCAGTGGGACGTGGTCGTGGTCGGCGCGGGCGGCGCCGGGCTGCGGGCCGCGATCGAGGCACGCCGTGCGGGCGCCCGTACGGCCGTCATCTGCAAATCCCTCTTCGGCAAGGCCCACACCGTCATGGCCGAGGGCGGCATCGCCGCCTCCATGGCCAACGTGCACCCGCAGGACGACTGGAAGACCCACTTCCGCGACACCATGCGCGGCGGGAAGTTCCTCAACCAGTGGCGGATGGCCGAGCTGCACGCCCAGGAGGCCCCCGAGCGGGTCTGGGAGCTGGAGACCTGGGGCGCGCTCTTCGACCGCACTCCGGACGGCCGGATCTCGCAGCGCAACTTCGGCGGCCACGAGTACCCGCGGCTCGCCCACGTCGGCGACCGCACCGGCCTCGAACTGCTCCGCACCCTCCAGCAGAAGTCCGTCGGCCTCCAGCAGGAGGACCATCGCGAGACCGGCGACCACGAGGGGCGTCTGAAGGTCTTCCAGGAGTTCACCGTCACCCGGATCCTCAAGGACGGCGACGGGCGGGTCTCCGGGGTCTTCTGTTACGAGCGGGAGAGCGGCCGCTTCCTCGTCCTTGAGGCACCCGCGGTCGTCCTCGCGACCGGTGGCATCGGCAAGTCCTTCAAGGTCACCTCGAACTCCTGGGAGTACACGGGCGACGGGCAGGCACTCGCCCTGCTCGCGGGCGCGCCCCTGGTGAACATGGAGTTCGTGCAGTTCCATCCGACCGGCATGGTCTGGCCGCCGTCGGTGAAGGGCATCCTCGTCACCGAGTCCGTCCGCGGCGACGGCGGGGTCCTGCGGAACTCCGAGGGCCGGCGCTTCATGTTCGACTACGTCCCCGATGTCTTCAAGGAGAAGTACGCGGAGACGGAGGAGGAGGGCGACCGCTGGTACGAGGACCCCGACCACAACCGGCGCCCGCCCGAGCTGCTGCCGCGCGACGAGGTGGCGCGGGCCATCAACTCCGAGGTGAAGGAGGGGCGCGGCTCCCCGCACGGCGGGGTGTTCCTGGACGTGTCGACCCGGATGCCGGCCGAGACGATCAAGCGGCGGCTGCCCTCGATGTACCACCAGTTCAAGGAGCTGGCCGACGTCGACATCACGGCCGAGGCCATGGAGGTCGGGCCGACCTGTCACTACGTGATGGGCGGGGTCGCCGTCGACTCGGAGACGGCGGCGACGGTCGGGGTGCCCGGGCTCTTCGCGGCGGGTGAGGTCGCCGGCGGCATGCACGGCTCCAACCGGCTCGGCGGGAACTCCCTCTCCGACCTGCTGGTCTTCGGCCGGCGGGCCGGTCTGTACGCGGCGCAGTACGCGCTGTCGGGGGTCGGCGGCGGGATCGTGCCGGCGGACGTCGAGGCCGCGGCGGCGGAGGCGCTCGCCCCGTTCGGCTCTCCCGACGGGCATGCCCCGGAGAATCCGTACACCCTGCACCAGGAGCTCCAGCAGACGATGAACGACCTCGTCGGGATCATCCGGCGGGAAGGCGAGATGGCCGAGGCACTGGAGCGGATCGCCGCCCTGCGGGAGCGGGCCCGGCACGTCTCGGTCGAGGGCCACCGGCAGTTCAACCCCGGCTGGCACCTGGCCCTGGACCTGCGGAACATGCTGCTCGTCGGCGAGTGCGTGGCCCTCGCCGCCCTGGAACGAACCGAATCCCGGGGCGGGCACACCCGCGAGGACTACCCGGTGATGGACCGCGCCTGGCGACCGGTGAACCTGCTGTGCCACCTGGACGGCGACGGCATCTCCCTCGAACGGACCCGCACGGAGCCCATCCGGCCCGACCTGCTCGCGCTGTTCGAGCAGGAGGAGCTGGCCAAGTACCTCGCCGAGGGCGAGCTGGAAGGGGGTCTCGGCGCATGA